The Monomorium pharaonis isolate MP-MQ-018 unplaced genomic scaffold, ASM1337386v2 scaffold_484, whole genome shotgun sequence genomic interval gtaatttctttTCACTACTTCTTTCTGCGTCGTTCTTTATAAATTCGATAAGGTTCGAATTCTTGCACATTACCAATAAAACCATATACATCTTGTCGTCTATGCTTGTTGTGTTCGTAGTCGCTGTCCTTTTGGGCCACCTTTTTTAATCCAACTATAGCTGCCAGGATCAAACTCATCAAACTCAGCACAACAGCTTTTCCACTTAGAATAGCCAATGCCTTTAACGTGATAGgcaataaaatagattttatcaGCAAAAATCCAATGATTAAAGGCAGAACAtacttattcaatttttttaatttcttatcttTACGCCctgcaattaataaagaaaaagatacttaaaaaataaagagaagaaataataatagaaatatataaacatgtttCATGCTTTAAATTTacgcatattttttattcttcatttaaaaacatagttaatgaaaataaacatattattccTATTCCCTCACTCATTGTAACGTATACTACATTGCCCGCAACGTTCTACTAATCACTACACATGTCAATTTAAAAGgttatactatattatataagtattttgcCTCCCTCGAAAACCAGGATGTGCATACCGAGCTTCATCGAAGTATACCTTCCTTATTAGATACGATCGTCACGGAAGTTAATAAAGATGAACTGGAGTAGAAAGCACTTATGTTTTTGTACCGAGAGACTCCGTGCGCCCGTAAACCCAAAAGTATCATAGCTTAATGGACAACATGTGCAATTACACGCTTCTTTAACAACGTTTGATTAATACGCGatctcataattttattttacagcaaattattctaatttttgactaaaatttaaaatgacgCACTAGATTTGCCAACTCGTTAATCTGTTGCTCAATTCTCTCATTTTATtcagatatattattttgttgtaaaaaacTTGTggttgttgtaaaaaaaatgtttaatttaaaatgtatacagaagcataattaatactttcaaGTAGTGCTAAATTCCATAaagacataaattattataaataattataagctttgcaataatttaacgtcttttatttactattataatacaaCTAAAAGtgtatagtatataaatttattagtttatagtaatattgtaaactattaaaagttataaaaatattaatcttttttttaatactttcatACATACTTCGTTTATATTAATGCTCCTTTTGTATATTGAttcaacataatatttttatgcttatgtgtaatataaagattatacattaaaatattttgattttatttaaaaaattgataataattacaattatgtcaaaataataaaaaaaatttatttatttaaatataaaaataattaatatttttttgttaaaagttttttttatttgattacattttcttggttgtttattttatatattatttttatactttattgtctaatgagaaaatagaaaaaactaaatttattttttttaaatactaatgtAAAGacttaaaaacaaatacaatttTCCTGAACTATTTAGctataaataatcattattgttAGTACCTTCTACAGCATACGCTTTCGAAACTGGAAAAAGTGTTTCAATGCCGTTCAAAAAGCTTTCACCAATCCGATCTAAAGAGCTTTTAGAGTCGTTCCGCAGTATCTCTCTATCCAGTGTGTTCATTGATTGTGATCCCTGTGCTGTGACGAGCACTGATAGAAAGAATAATATGTACAGCAGTAACATCTTGTTAGCATCTAGATGCttcttttattccttttttatatttttttataacacacTCTATAATCACGTTTTATCTCGAAAACTCCGCTTATCTTGCAATCACGACCGATCTCTTGGCCAATAATATGTTAACTGACATTCGTGCTAGACCGGGCTATTAGTTTATATAGTGGGACCGCGAAAAGCTCAGAGGAGGAGAGTACTCATCTAACTTGGTACTGATGCGTGACGAAGGATCCAACGTCCACTCCCGTACCTCCTAAGCTAGTCTACCTCGACCATTGGACGCTATTCGCGTCGACCACTCTCAAGAACGAAGGATCTTCCCCGGAATATTTTGGCCCGAGTAAGTAGATCATTCTCTCCGTCAAACGTCTTCTTCATTGCTGTCCTTTGTCATGGGACGTGGTACGTCTATTATCAATTGAGTTCGTTTTACACTCGAATAGTCGTGGCATAAAGATGAGCTCCAGCTGCTGCGACCTACGGCCTGCTTATACTGCGAAAAGTAAACCAGAAGTAATGCGAATTAAGTCGTTCCACTACAAAAGCGAATCTGTAATTAAAGAGATCTCGGTCCTGTTTCAATTATTGTAATGataataagtatttaattaaattagaatgtaTTTGAAgctatttttgtataataaaatttttataatattatgttatactATAAAGAAACTAAggtgatattaataaaattatattaataatgttaataattaattaatattaaaa includes:
- the LOC118648517 gene encoding uncharacterized protein LOC118648517 gives rise to the protein MLLLYILFFLSVLVTAQGSQSMNTLDREILRNDSKSSLDRIGESFLNGIETLFPVSKAYAVEGRKDKKLKKLNKYVLPLIIGFLLIKSILLPITLKALAILSGKAVVLSLMSLILAAIVGLKKVAQKDSDYEHNKHRRQDVYGFIGNVQEFEPYRIYKERRRKK